A stretch of Cytophagales bacterium DNA encodes these proteins:
- the asnB gene encoding asparagine synthase (glutamine-hydrolyzing), translating to MCGIIAQMNVAQPVNQMEFNAARDLMFHRGPDGAGSDFLDDGRVALGHRRLSIIDLTAAGKQPMSNEAQSIWLTFNGEIYNYRSLRRLLEAKGHQFSSNTDSEVLIHGYAEWGVDLVDQLKGMFAFAIWDDIKKVMFIGRDHFGVKPVCFYHDDTTFIVASELKAITALSTVRPELDFRSVADFFTLRYIPSPQSIWKNVKKLKPGHCMSFDVDGKLKEWCYWKPQFQRNSIAPKHAKEHLHDLLSTSIQENFISDAPVGLLLSGGIDSATIAAYATKQKQNLSTYCLGFEGWEGSEHLDARVVADSLNTVHHELMVKDEFSDLVDKLTYFFDEPLGGTAFLPTYLVSKLASENVKVVLGGHGGDEVFAGYAWHSRMYQQWNWSLRGKLRRLSLGNQGYLVEATFQARSWTKWRYSQLKKLVSDEIYAEFDDRDYHVHFDPFFMKGFGPIKNAQSLDLSLFLPELNLSFYDKASMANSIEGRVPLLDHKLVEFVLSLHESTYFKRSHNKYLLKELLAGHVPESILNKPKKGFGFKIKRFISLSQMESEIRDSRCYAESRIFRKKFLEELFQVGHMNGIWAVFLFCKWYDRWC from the coding sequence ATGTGTGGAATAATTGCCCAAATGAATGTTGCCCAACCTGTAAATCAGATGGAGTTTAATGCCGCACGTGACCTGATGTTTCATCGTGGACCTGATGGGGCGGGTAGTGATTTTTTGGACGATGGTCGTGTCGCATTAGGGCACCGAAGGTTGTCGATCATTGACTTGACAGCCGCTGGAAAACAGCCCATGTCAAATGAAGCTCAATCGATTTGGCTCACTTTCAATGGGGAGATTTATAATTACAGGAGCCTAAGAAGACTACTTGAAGCCAAAGGGCATCAGTTTTCTTCTAACACAGACTCTGAAGTGCTCATACATGGATATGCAGAGTGGGGAGTAGATTTGGTCGACCAACTGAAAGGCATGTTTGCATTTGCGATTTGGGATGATATAAAAAAAGTAATGTTCATTGGCCGTGATCATTTTGGAGTAAAACCAGTGTGTTTTTATCACGATGACACCACCTTTATCGTTGCCTCCGAACTGAAGGCCATTACAGCACTATCAACAGTACGACCTGAGCTTGATTTCAGATCGGTAGCCGACTTTTTCACTCTGCGTTACATCCCTTCTCCACAGAGCATTTGGAAAAATGTAAAAAAGCTGAAGCCAGGCCATTGCATGTCATTTGATGTCGACGGTAAACTTAAAGAGTGGTGTTATTGGAAACCTCAATTTCAGAGAAATAGCATAGCGCCAAAACACGCAAAAGAGCACTTGCATGACCTGCTTAGTACCTCGATTCAAGAAAATTTTATTTCAGATGCGCCTGTAGGTCTGCTACTGAGCGGAGGCATCGATTCAGCTACAATAGCCGCTTATGCAACAAAGCAAAAGCAGAATCTAAGCACGTACTGCCTTGGTTTTGAGGGTTGGGAGGGTAGCGAACATTTAGATGCTCGTGTAGTTGCGGATTCACTGAATACAGTACACCATGAATTGATGGTGAAAGATGAGTTTTCTGATTTGGTGGACAAGCTCACTTATTTTTTTGACGAGCCACTCGGCGGCACCGCTTTTTTGCCAACCTATCTTGTTTCCAAACTCGCTAGTGAAAATGTGAAAGTAGTGCTAGGGGGGCATGGTGGCGATGAAGTATTTGCAGGCTATGCCTGGCATAGCCGTATGTATCAACAATGGAATTGGAGTTTGAGAGGTAAATTGAGGCGATTGAGTCTGGGTAATCAGGGTTATTTAGTCGAAGCTACGTTTCAAGCCCGGTCATGGACTAAATGGCGGTACAGCCAACTCAAAAAACTCGTCAGTGATGAAATTTATGCCGAATTCGATGACCGTGACTATCATGTTCATTTTGATCCGTTTTTTATGAAGGGTTTTGGTCCGATAAAAAATGCACAATCACTCGACCTTTCTTTATTTCTACCAGAACTCAATCTGAGTTTTTATGATAAGGCCAGTATGGCAAATTCCATTGAAGGAAGGGTGCCATTACTTGACCATAAATTGGTGGAATTTGTTTTATCACTACACGAAAGTACTTACTTCAAAAGGAGCCATAACAAGTACCTTTTGAAAGAACTCTTAGCGGGTCATGTTCCTGAAAGTATTCTGAATAAACCTAAAAAGGGATTTGGTTTTAAGATTAAGCGATTCATATCACTGAGTCAAATGGAGTCAGAAATCAGGGACTCAAGATGCTATGCCGAATCAAGGATATTCCGGAAAAAATTTCTAGAAGAATTGTTTCAAGTGGGACATATGAATGGAATTTGGGCTGTTTTTCTTTTTTGCAAATGGTACGATAGATGGTGCTGA